The following proteins come from a genomic window of Halorussus halophilus:
- a CDS encoding VirB4 family type IV secretion system protein yields MALFQTILAAVSGTMGSRSEREYTAGQSLVEETTQHARLVAPSSTHLESDAMRTGDCWTTTLFVLDWPKAADPGLLETITTHPSADVDLSLHASPRSTEQGIREFENAIRDLETVRRGKEKNGDPSIDLTDRRLRDHRELLGQLTNNSQTVFDVTAYITIRGETKQTVERVSKRIQTELAKRQLTTRPVDYNQADGVVSGSPIAKDTISESIPEARTPMLGCALGASFPFSTTTVLEDTGVLYGFHATTDAPVVVDRFKRPNGYNVLAAAKIGSGKSVTANLLSLREIANDPETSLILLDPLDGFRGLSDTLGGDRIVVGGQRRLNPLEIEETPASVLEATPDLDPFGQRLESVMGFFETYFGHLDSQGDGLDTNARAVLGHAVRETYARAGITRDPITHSEESPTVRDVFVVLGEMAEDARPFLETGDEVTTPTSTELEKWETRAADLRIGMRPFMGDGEFANLAGQSEVTLRESKVTYLDLQQGEADHDIALMMQLLFDAVYERAKQTQNRVILVIDEAHYLLENEGSLDWLARAYRHSRHHDLSVHLVTQEIADFFAHEKAEVLAKESSIKILQRLPGLSEEHRNLLGLNEREGTFLRQAKPGTRERGYSHALVCVEDEGHFPVKVTGLPTELQLVDPTR; encoded by the coding sequence ATGGCGCTCTTTCAAACCATTCTGGCAGCCGTCAGTGGTACTATGGGGAGTCGTTCTGAGCGTGAGTACACAGCGGGACAGTCTCTCGTCGAGGAGACGACCCAGCACGCGCGACTCGTCGCGCCATCAAGTACCCACTTGGAGTCGGACGCGATGCGTACGGGCGACTGCTGGACGACCACCCTCTTCGTTCTTGATTGGCCGAAGGCTGCGGACCCTGGTCTCTTAGAGACGATTACGACACATCCCAGTGCGGACGTAGACCTCTCACTGCATGCAAGTCCCCGTTCGACAGAGCAGGGAATCCGTGAGTTCGAGAATGCGATTCGTGACCTCGAAACGGTCCGTCGAGGGAAGGAGAAGAATGGTGACCCGTCCATCGATTTGACTGACCGGCGTCTCCGTGACCACCGCGAGCTACTTGGCCAACTCACGAATAACTCTCAGACAGTCTTTGATGTCACTGCATACATCACGATTCGTGGGGAGACGAAACAGACCGTCGAGCGAGTATCGAAACGCATCCAGACGGAACTCGCTAAACGCCAACTGACGACGCGTCCAGTTGATTACAACCAAGCGGACGGCGTGGTCAGTGGAAGCCCAATTGCAAAGGACACCATCTCAGAGTCGATTCCGGAGGCTCGCACGCCAATGCTCGGGTGCGCACTCGGCGCCTCGTTTCCGTTCTCGACGACCACGGTACTCGAAGACACCGGAGTTTTGTATGGGTTTCACGCGACGACAGACGCTCCCGTGGTCGTGGACCGATTCAAGCGCCCAAATGGGTATAATGTCCTTGCCGCAGCAAAGATTGGGTCCGGAAAATCAGTTACCGCGAACCTCCTGAGTCTGCGCGAAATTGCGAACGACCCTGAAACGAGTCTGATTCTGCTTGACCCACTGGATGGGTTCCGTGGTCTCTCAGATACCTTGGGTGGTGACCGTATCGTTGTTGGTGGCCAGCGACGACTGAACCCGCTCGAAATCGAAGAGACACCTGCGTCCGTCCTCGAAGCAACGCCGGACCTCGACCCGTTCGGCCAGCGTCTCGAAAGCGTCATGGGGTTCTTCGAGACGTATTTTGGACATCTCGACTCCCAGGGCGACGGCTTGGATACGAACGCGCGAGCCGTCCTCGGACACGCAGTCAGGGAAACCTATGCTCGTGCCGGAATCACTCGTGACCCAATAACTCACAGCGAGGAGAGTCCCACAGTGCGAGACGTCTTCGTTGTGCTTGGTGAGATGGCTGAGGATGCTCGTCCGTTTTTGGAGACGGGAGACGAGGTGACGACGCCGACTTCGACGGAACTCGAAAAGTGGGAGACGCGTGCGGCTGACCTGCGGATTGGGATGCGGCCGTTCATGGGTGATGGAGAGTTTGCGAATCTCGCCGGGCAGTCAGAAGTCACTCTCAGGGAGTCGAAGGTCACCTACCTGGACCTCCAGCAGGGTGAAGCAGACCACGACATCGCGTTGATGATGCAACTGCTCTTCGATGCAGTGTATGAGCGTGCGAAGCAGACGCAGAATCGCGTGATATTGGTTATCGACGAAGCCCACTATCTGCTCGAAAACGAAGGCTCACTTGACTGGCTTGCCCGGGCGTACCGCCACTCGCGCCATCATGACCTGAGCGTCCATCTCGTCACACAGGAAATCGCGGACTTCTTCGCTCACGAGAAAGCCGAAGTCCTCGCCAAAGAATCCTCGATCAAGATTCTCCAGCGACTTCCGGGGTTGTCCGAGGAGCATCGGAACCTACTAGGACTGAACGAACGCGAGGGAACGTTCCTCAGGCAGGCGAAACCAGGTACGCGAGAACGTGGATACAGCCACGCGCTTGTCTGTGTCGAGGATGAGGGACACTTCCCCGTGAAAGTGACCGGACTACCAACAGAACTGCAACTTGTTGACCCAACTCGATAG
- a CDS encoding TetR/AcrR family transcriptional regulator, with protein sequence MSKSGTGDVPPDTREEIMEATFRALSKHGYSNLRMRDIGEEMEMTRQVIHYHYDGKYDLMSHFLEYIIEQYEGSVEIDGDAPPREELDVRIHRCLFGPEFEDFSHWDRMKVYHELFTHAQNDERHREIFNEHYGRIRGSITEVVEDGIEQGVFRDVDAERMGQMITDLIHAARGRKLSLDQEDAPEQTWRSIDEFILDSLVREE encoded by the coding sequence ATGAGCAAATCGGGGACGGGAGACGTGCCGCCGGACACACGGGAGGAGATAATGGAGGCGACCTTCCGAGCCCTGAGCAAGCACGGCTACTCCAATCTGCGAATGCGCGATATCGGCGAAGAGATGGAGATGACCCGCCAGGTCATCCACTACCACTACGACGGCAAGTACGATCTGATGTCGCACTTCCTCGAGTACATCATCGAGCAGTACGAGGGGAGCGTGGAGATCGACGGCGACGCCCCGCCCAGGGAGGAACTCGACGTCCGCATCCACCGGTGTCTATTCGGACCTGAGTTCGAAGATTTCAGCCACTGGGACCGCATGAAGGTCTACCACGAGCTATTCACCCACGCCCAGAACGACGAGCGTCATCGCGAAATCTTCAACGAACACTACGGCCGCATCCGGGGGAGTATTACAGAGGTCGTCGAGGACGGCATCGAACAGGGCGTCTTCCGCGACGTCGACGCCGAGCGGATGGGGCAGATGATCACCGACCTCATTCATGCCGCCCGTGGCCGCAAGCTTTCGCTTGACCAGGAGGATGCTCCCGAACAGACCTGGCGCTCCATCGACGAGTTCATATTGGACTCCCTAGTCCGGGAGGAGTGA
- a CDS encoding fumarylacetoacetate hydrolase family protein: MRLGTYTTTDDSAPWTGVRTDDDTIVSLPEAGQASGLGLPDSMTDLLASYAWREKADLAVAYAEETGVGIYDAGDVSRHAPVTNPRKVVCVGLNYRDHAEEGDNEIPDTPVLFSKFPTTVAGPEDTIEWDPSLTEKVDYEAELVAVVGEQARRVEESEAMDHVAGFMVGNDVSARDLQHGDGQWVRGKSLDGFAPTGPELVSIDEVEDPHDLDIYAEVNGERLQDSSTEHLIFDIGELVSFCSQAFTLEPGDLIFTGTPPGVGVYRDPPVLLEEGDEVTIGVEELGEITNDCAFD, from the coding sequence ATGAGACTTGGAACCTACACTACCACAGACGATTCAGCTCCCTGGACGGGCGTCCGGACCGACGACGACACGATTGTGAGCCTTCCCGAAGCCGGCCAAGCGTCAGGCCTGGGTCTCCCCGACTCGATGACTGATCTCCTGGCCTCGTACGCCTGGCGTGAGAAAGCCGACCTCGCGGTCGCCTACGCCGAGGAGACGGGCGTAGGAATCTACGACGCCGGCGACGTTTCTCGTCACGCTCCGGTCACGAACCCACGGAAGGTGGTCTGTGTCGGGCTGAACTACCGCGACCACGCTGAGGAAGGTGACAACGAAATTCCGGACACTCCGGTCTTGTTCTCGAAGTTCCCGACAACGGTCGCCGGCCCTGAGGATACCATCGAATGGGACCCTAGCCTGACTGAAAAGGTTGACTACGAGGCAGAGTTAGTCGCCGTCGTCGGGGAACAGGCCCGACGCGTTGAGGAGAGTGAAGCAATGGACCACGTGGCTGGCTTCATGGTCGGCAACGATGTCTCCGCCAGGGACCTCCAGCACGGCGACGGCCAGTGGGTTCGCGGCAAGAGCTTAGACGGCTTCGCCCCCACCGGGCCCGAACTGGTCTCGATTGACGAGGTCGAAGACCCACACGACTTGGACATCTACGCGGAGGTCAACGGCGAGCGCCTCCAGGATTCCTCGACGGAGCACCTCATCTTTGACATCGGCGAACTGGTATCGTTCTGTAGCCAGGCGTTCACCCTAGAACCCGGTGACCTCATCTTCACCGGGACACCGCCGGGCGTGGGCGTCTACCGCGACCCGCCAGTACTGCTTGAGGAGGGCGACGAGGTCACCATTGGCGTCGAGGAGTTGGGTGAGATTACGAACGACTGCGCCTTCGACTGA
- a CDS encoding amidohydrolase family protein, protein MARKMIQNGDIVSLDEDVGNLENGDILIEDGEIVDIGQDLSDTAGDADVVDASDHVVVPGFVDSHIHLAQTQVRGIAGDWSLMGEYFEHMLGNITGIYQPEDMYLGGLFGALEKLYTGTTTALDWSYPNSLEHGERAIDALKDAGLRAVYTYGPPGDDAPKWWYDSDVGLPEQNIRELYNEEIRNHDLLSLAIGLRGPDFCTDEIARSDLELARDLGVIATIHMGAAQWTSSEYNPDYQGFGAIEDMLGPDVNIAHANHFSQEDIQHAVDQGATFSSTPEVEMQMGHGIPVTGKVLDAGGRVAWGVDVCSNVSGDMGSQMRIGLQVHRMLENQDLLEAGEEVMETELSAQKTLEMATIEGAKALGMEDEIGTLTPGKRADIVMIDTNDFMTAPSHSPVQTAVFQADQSHIDTVLVDGEFRVRDGELLNDLVDEEFDRFVESGERLIEEAGIDL, encoded by the coding sequence ATGGCAAGGAAGATGATCCAGAACGGAGACATCGTCTCTCTGGACGAGGATGTCGGGAATCTCGAAAACGGGGACATTCTCATCGAAGATGGCGAGATCGTCGACATCGGCCAGGACCTCTCGGACACGGCGGGCGACGCGGATGTCGTCGACGCCAGCGACCACGTGGTGGTCCCGGGCTTCGTCGACTCGCACATTCATCTCGCACAAACTCAGGTCAGGGGCATCGCTGGAGACTGGTCACTCATGGGTGAATACTTTGAGCACATGCTCGGCAATATCACCGGCATCTACCAGCCCGAAGACATGTACCTCGGCGGCCTCTTCGGTGCGCTGGAGAAGCTCTATACTGGGACGACCACGGCCCTGGACTGGTCGTACCCTAACTCGCTCGAACACGGCGAACGGGCCATCGACGCGCTGAAGGACGCTGGACTGCGCGCGGTGTACACCTACGGCCCGCCGGGCGACGACGCACCGAAGTGGTGGTACGACAGCGACGTCGGCCTCCCCGAGCAGAACATCCGTGAGCTCTACAACGAGGAGATCCGCAACCACGACCTGCTCAGCCTAGCGATCGGGCTCCGAGGGCCGGATTTCTGCACCGATGAAATCGCCCGCAGCGACTTGGAACTGGCGCGTGACCTGGGCGTCATCGCCACCATCCACATGGGCGCCGCTCAGTGGACCTCCTCGGAGTACAACCCAGACTACCAGGGATTCGGGGCCATCGAGGATATGCTCGGCCCGGACGTGAACATCGCCCACGCGAACCACTTCTCTCAGGAGGATATCCAGCACGCCGTCGACCAAGGCGCCACCTTCTCGTCGACCCCCGAGGTCGAGATGCAGATGGGTCACGGCATCCCCGTCACCGGGAAGGTGCTCGACGCTGGCGGCCGCGTAGCCTGGGGCGTCGACGTCTGTTCGAACGTCTCCGGCGACATGGGTAGCCAGATGCGCATCGGCCTGCAGGTACACCGGATGCTGGAGAATCAGGACCTACTTGAGGCGGGCGAGGAGGTCATGGAGACCGAACTCAGTGCTCAGAAAACTCTCGAGATGGCGACGATCGAGGGCGCGAAGGCGCTGGGTATGGAAGACGAGATCGGGACGCTCACTCCTGGCAAGCGCGCCGACATCGTCATGATAGACACGAACGACTTCATGACGGCGCCGTCGCATTCGCCGGTCCAGACCGCGGTCTTCCAGGCTGACCAGTCCCACATCGACACCGTCCTGGTCGACGGCGAGTTCCGCGTCCGCGACGGTGAACTGCTGAACGACCTCGTCGACGAGGAGTTCGATCGGTTCGTCGAGTCCGGCGAGCGCCTCATCGAGGAAGCCGGCATCGACCTGTAG
- a CDS encoding TatD family hydrolase, which produces MDPNSTYPTARPTDASYLQEESDLPTDLLNLPWIDGHNHAQTLSWDDRERYALSGCAGMVMVASGYHWTPYKPVQAADVRFLWDDAINRRAAIERNHFFQARLGLGVHTGVRIENPDDLLEAMHEYLALEEVVAVGETGVTPSQHVATWDLGEQRAVVGAQMELAADHDLPVILHTPNTGTESKREYREDVETPGYEKNYGLGTDPVIDAENPALEAVKIDIAEARDAGLADEQVVASHADSNNTKYLMEETDAYLSYTIGHSWLVGVDAADVANAIDEYGPERIMVDTDCANVLRTDPYALKRALLELYRYGIEPDAIRQVVWENPKTVYGFDG; this is translated from the coding sequence ATGGATCCGAACTCGACCTATCCAACCGCACGACCGACGGACGCATCGTATCTCCAAGAAGAGTCGGACCTACCGACTGACCTGCTGAACCTTCCTTGGATCGACGGGCACAACCACGCTCAGACCCTCTCGTGGGACGACCGCGAGCGCTACGCCCTCTCCGGCTGTGCCGGGATGGTGATGGTAGCCTCGGGCTATCACTGGACGCCCTACAAACCCGTCCAGGCCGCGGACGTGCGGTTCCTCTGGGACGATGCCATCAACCGCCGGGCGGCCATCGAGCGCAACCACTTCTTCCAGGCTCGCCTGGGACTAGGGGTCCATACCGGTGTCCGCATCGAGAACCCCGACGATCTGCTGGAGGCGATGCACGAGTACTTGGCCCTCGAAGAGGTCGTTGCCGTCGGCGAGACTGGCGTCACGCCGAGCCAGCACGTCGCCACCTGGGACTTGGGCGAACAGCGCGCTGTCGTCGGCGCACAGATGGAACTGGCTGCCGACCACGATCTGCCGGTCATACTCCACACGCCAAACACCGGAACCGAGTCCAAGCGCGAGTACCGCGAAGACGTTGAGACACCGGGCTACGAGAAGAACTACGGACTGGGAACTGACCCGGTCATCGACGCGGAGAACCCCGCGCTAGAAGCGGTGAAGATCGACATAGCCGAGGCTCGAGATGCGGGTCTGGCCGACGAGCAGGTGGTTGCCTCCCACGCGGACTCCAACAACACCAAATACCTGATGGAGGAGACCGACGCCTACCTGAGTTACACGATTGGCCACTCCTGGCTGGTCGGGGTCGACGCCGCGGACGTCGCCAACGCCATCGACGAGTATGGTCCCGAACGGATCATGGTCGACACCGACTGCGCGAACGTTCTGCGGACCGACCCCTACGCCCTCAAGCGGGCCCTCCTCGAACTCTACCGGTACGGCATCGAACCTGACGCGATCCGCCAAGTAGTCTGGGAGAACCCGAAAACAGTCTACGGTTTCGACGGGTAG
- a CDS encoding WD40/YVTN/BNR-like repeat-containing protein — protein MSLLIGTDDGLFHVDSVPFEKGEPEQVLDCGVVTAVKTFDAAEGVFVASSEGAYRSTDGKSWTDLGVPLGDRFWHAGQSEVWSILVTPEAWYAGTNDPYIYRSVDDGETWAELKGFRELPSRGHWESPIDPHYARLRALEQIPGRPDDLIAGVEAGGIHISHDGGQTWTDRRDTIVDDIHQVLPISEDVWLATTGYLDHNLENLGMGHAVGEGGLWRTVDGGDSWERVDRGNDFSYIRRVFIHDGTVIFSGGEEAPPAWVNDEHESALFESTNFGRDWERASYPGEPHEVVETWTIHDGEVLCGSGLFDVPDTRDDVEGRVAKRTDNGEYETVGHVASNVSRIKSLEP, from the coding sequence ATGTCGTTGCTCATCGGAACCGACGACGGCCTATTCCATGTCGACTCGGTTCCCTTCGAGAAGGGGGAACCCGAGCAAGTGCTGGACTGTGGCGTGGTGACCGCGGTGAAGACCTTCGACGCTGCTGAGGGCGTCTTCGTGGCGTCCTCGGAGGGTGCCTATCGGTCGACCGACGGAAAGTCCTGGACTGACCTGGGCGTTCCGCTGGGCGACCGCTTCTGGCACGCCGGTCAAAGCGAGGTGTGGTCGATTCTCGTGACCCCGGAGGCTTGGTACGCGGGGACGAATGATCCCTACATCTACCGATCGGTCGACGACGGCGAGACCTGGGCCGAATTGAAGGGCTTCCGTGAGCTGCCCTCCCGTGGCCACTGGGAGTCTCCAATCGATCCTCACTACGCCCGGCTCAGAGCCTTGGAGCAGATCCCAGGACGGCCGGATGACCTGATCGCCGGCGTCGAGGCAGGTGGCATCCATATCAGTCACGACGGTGGCCAGACCTGGACGGACCGTCGGGACACCATCGTCGACGACATCCATCAGGTTCTGCCTATCTCAGAGGACGTTTGGTTGGCGACGACAGGGTACCTTGACCACAACCTGGAAAACCTCGGGATGGGTCACGCAGTTGGGGAAGGAGGCCTCTGGCGAACGGTCGACGGTGGGGACTCTTGGGAGAGGGTCGACCGCGGCAACGACTTCTCGTACATCCGCCGAGTGTTCATTCACGACGGGACGGTCATCTTTTCCGGTGGCGAGGAGGCCCCACCGGCCTGGGTCAATGACGAACATGAGAGCGCGCTGTTCGAGTCGACGAACTTCGGCCGCGACTGGGAGCGGGCTTCCTACCCCGGCGAGCCCCACGAGGTCGTCGAGACCTGGACGATCCACGACGGAGAGGTCCTCTGTGGGTCTGGCCTGTTCGACGTTCCGGATACCCGTGACGACGTGGAAGGACGCGTCGCCAAGCGAACCGACAACGGCGAATACGAGACCGTCGGTCATGTCGCCTCAAACGTCAGCCGCATTAAATCGCTGGAGCCATGA
- a CDS encoding class I SAM-dependent methyltransferase, whose amino-acid sequence MTQTDPRRRVLDEFGAGDEIAGIDTDYTLSDLKAFIPAVALAFACLLAGVADGGLLAVLAGILSALGILAMTAVVIVITPSHLTPQEWVTQILRFKRAPKQRSIVGQIPDEQTEVLTGIARFDAESDAVERDDGTLVGGVRVDPANMALATDEEWQAAADALGQALNSLEFDIQIRSTARRVETDDLLAGYDTRLDDPDVRENEVLQELIKVYQRDLPHEFRTRGTSVREYQILIPVRIHEVQLAERGALARLETVSVIGPFLGLLGAESTRLTDEEIERAQHELLTERRRTIEDAIRGLESCTAEAVTAATLASWVEEAWTGRRTQYDSGRARERLRTRLVTTDDSTVEV is encoded by the coding sequence ATGACTCAGACTGATCCACGTCGGCGCGTTCTCGATGAGTTCGGCGCTGGCGACGAAATCGCAGGTATAGACACCGACTACACGCTCAGCGACCTGAAGGCATTCATTCCCGCAGTCGCACTCGCGTTCGCGTGCCTGCTCGCAGGTGTCGCTGACGGCGGTCTCCTCGCAGTCCTCGCAGGCATCCTGAGCGCACTCGGAATACTCGCTATGACTGCCGTTGTCATCGTCATCACGCCTTCCCACCTCACCCCGCAAGAGTGGGTCACGCAAATCCTCCGGTTCAAACGAGCGCCGAAACAGCGGTCGATTGTCGGCCAGATTCCAGACGAACAGACGGAGGTACTCACTGGTATTGCTCGGTTCGACGCGGAGAGCGATGCAGTCGAACGTGACGATGGCACGCTCGTTGGTGGCGTCCGAGTTGACCCCGCGAACATGGCGCTTGCCACAGACGAAGAATGGCAGGCGGCAGCGGACGCGCTTGGTCAAGCACTGAACTCGCTTGAGTTCGACATCCAGATTCGCTCGACAGCACGCCGCGTCGAAACGGACGACTTACTGGCAGGCTACGACACACGCTTGGATGACCCGGACGTCCGAGAGAACGAAGTACTCCAGGAACTCATCAAGGTATATCAGCGCGACCTCCCTCACGAGTTCCGAACGCGGGGGACGAGCGTCCGTGAATACCAGATTCTGATTCCCGTCCGAATTCATGAGGTGCAACTCGCCGAACGTGGCGCGCTTGCCCGCCTCGAAACCGTCTCCGTTATCGGGCCATTCCTCGGTCTCCTTGGCGCGGAGAGTACGCGTCTGACTGACGAGGAAATAGAACGCGCCCAGCACGAGTTACTCACTGAGAGACGGCGAACCATCGAGGACGCGATTCGTGGCCTAGAGTCGTGTACTGCGGAAGCAGTGACCGCAGCCACGCTAGCGAGTTGGGTGGAAGAAGCGTGGACTGGCCGCCGCACCCAGTACGACTCCGGGCGAGCACGTGAACGCCTCCGCACCCGACTCGTCACCACTGACGATTCGACGGTGGAGGTGTGA
- a CDS encoding type IV secretion system protein, whose amino-acid sequence MCTLRLRSIVVLLVLTAVLTVPALAQQQGPRIEPIGGGLTDSSATEQTTATSETTTTPESTTASQASGEPTTPRGNESGDPAYEGTCADLGPFSKSICNGMLGAVKDIAESFLRFAQDTAEWAVEFLVSRPVPLTDGDPEFVDRPTNAPMDTVYDLWLTLGLPAGLALWALFMLGFRASVFLPGHIATARQAKSLELRGWLALFGILGSWIWCAFLLHLASGLTVWFAPAGEEIVASFEVIVDSALAAGLGAILLAFSSGVLFLVVALVFGLSWLAVFVLIPAMPVFIALSLPAFSLFRPISSIGRRLRGLFAPSVFVPFPAAVILGVGYPVINAIHASLDTGLSSFAGVDSFAYIILVLAMWFCAVVSPIFLYIGSRRLRPLAALTAGALGAATGSQLASRSGGLRDRLSNRFARSSSSAASNAGARVDPLEGSPFTRNNSGGFGGGLSGETPVGALGSGSERGMPETADSGAGGGTSENSTSGSSRGQPRNEYAKTIPDGVQFERVEDRAKLDQRKYDAGYFDSGGEYRSLSDGPSSAGWLLDEGGFNRIAQKRSEEAVVLYDDKKGKSFDVRNIVQDGRYRAARYDEQHESSVRDIGRTRDP is encoded by the coding sequence ATGTGCACGCTCCGGCTCCGTTCCATCGTTGTCCTCCTCGTCCTCACAGCAGTACTCACAGTGCCAGCGCTCGCCCAACAACAGGGGCCGCGTATCGAACCCATCGGTGGCGGGCTCACTGACTCCAGCGCGACCGAGCAGACCACCGCGACGAGTGAGACGACCACAACTCCCGAATCAACGACTGCGTCTCAGGCATCGGGAGAGCCAACGACCCCGCGGGGGAATGAGTCGGGTGACCCAGCCTATGAGGGGACGTGTGCTGACCTCGGGCCGTTCAGTAAAAGCATCTGTAATGGGATGCTCGGCGCGGTCAAAGACATCGCGGAAAGCTTCCTTCGCTTCGCACAGGATACTGCGGAGTGGGCTGTGGAGTTCCTCGTCAGTCGTCCCGTCCCACTCACGGATGGTGACCCAGAGTTCGTGGACCGTCCGACGAACGCACCCATGGATACCGTCTATGACCTCTGGCTCACTCTCGGCCTCCCGGCGGGACTCGCGCTCTGGGCGTTGTTCATGCTTGGGTTTCGAGCGAGCGTCTTCCTCCCCGGTCATATCGCCACCGCACGCCAAGCGAAATCACTCGAACTCAGGGGCTGGCTCGCGCTCTTCGGTATCCTCGGGTCGTGGATTTGGTGTGCCTTCCTGCTGCATCTCGCGTCGGGGTTGACGGTCTGGTTCGCGCCCGCCGGGGAGGAAATCGTTGCGAGCTTCGAAGTTATCGTCGATAGCGCGCTCGCTGCCGGACTCGGAGCCATCCTGCTCGCGTTCTCCTCCGGAGTACTATTCTTGGTCGTTGCGCTCGTCTTCGGCCTCTCGTGGCTCGCGGTGTTCGTACTCATTCCCGCGATGCCTGTGTTCATCGCGCTTTCGTTGCCCGCGTTCTCGCTCTTCCGACCCATCTCAAGTATCGGACGGCGACTCCGCGGCCTGTTCGCACCCTCGGTATTCGTGCCGTTCCCGGCAGCCGTCATCCTCGGTGTCGGGTATCCCGTCATCAACGCGATTCACGCTTCCTTGGATACTGGTCTTTCCAGTTTCGCGGGCGTGGACTCGTTCGCGTACATCATCCTCGTACTCGCGATGTGGTTCTGTGCCGTCGTCTCACCGATCTTTCTCTATATCGGGAGCAGACGCCTGCGGCCACTTGCGGCGCTCACAGCAGGCGCGCTCGGCGCCGCAACCGGCTCACAACTCGCCAGTCGCTCCGGAGGACTACGGGACCGACTCTCCAACCGATTCGCACGCAGTTCGTCCTCGGCCGCATCGAACGCCGGTGCCCGCGTCGACCCCCTCGAAGGTTCACCATTCACGCGAAACAACAGCGGCGGCTTCGGAGGCGGACTCAGTGGCGAAACACCAGTCGGAGCACTCGGGAGTGGGTCAGAGAGAGGCATGCCAGAGACTGCGGACTCTGGTGCAGGGGGTGGAACGAGTGAGAATTCTACCAGCGGCAGTTCTCGTGGACAACCGCGAAACGAGTACGCGAAGACTATTCCTGACGGCGTGCAGTTTGAGCGCGTCGAAGACCGAGCCAAGTTGGACCAGCGCAAGTACGACGCCGGATACTTCGACAGTGGAGGAGAATATAGGTCTCTGAGTGATGGGCCTTCAAGTGCCGGATGGCTGCTTGACGAAGGCGGATTTAATCGAATTGCTCAGAAACGTTCTGAAGAAGCAGTAGTCCTCTATGACGATAAGAAGGGCAAATCATTCGATGTCAGAAATATAGTCCAAGATGGCAGATATCGTGCTGCTCGATATGATGAGCAACACGAGAGTAGTGTCCGGGACATTGGGAGGACGAGGGACCCATGA
- a CDS encoding DoxX family protein, with product MSGAAPSRLGRFLFAGTLLYMAVDGFRSNEKRVEIARESGVPIPEVAVPFATGMLLVANLGILAWRYPRASAGALVVFFLSTTPVIHSLWEMEGAERNNNKINFCKNVALTGCAIVLLHEADQDTSQ from the coding sequence ATGAGCGGGGCGGCGCCGTCTAGACTCGGGCGGTTCCTCTTCGCGGGAACACTGCTGTATATGGCGGTCGACGGCTTCCGCAGCAACGAGAAGCGTGTCGAGATTGCCCGGGAGAGTGGCGTTCCAATCCCCGAGGTCGCGGTCCCGTTCGCTACCGGGATGTTGCTGGTCGCGAACCTTGGGATCCTAGCCTGGAGGTACCCCCGGGCCTCGGCGGGTGCGCTGGTAGTGTTCTTCCTGAGTACCACTCCCGTCATCCACAGCCTCTGGGAGATGGAAGGCGCCGAACGGAACAACAATAAGATTAATTTCTGCAAGAACGTGGCGCTGACCGGCTGTGCTATCGTTCTGCTCCACGAAGCGGACCAAGATACGAGTCAGTAG